In one Drosophila pseudoobscura strain MV-25-SWS-2005 chromosome X, UCI_Dpse_MV25, whole genome shotgun sequence genomic region, the following are encoded:
- the LOC117184890 gene encoding uncharacterized protein has product MLSRDPEVPHIQKLIEFEASVYKPCKLDLLKKLRYRTVREMRIMLNGEAPSLSWPSSEALGWKRCLPPCPRILKSLDPNPFDGDGFLEVRRSAMRNFKNYFDLGASRAGKVQAGRKDAQ; this is encoded by the coding sequence TGCCTCATATACAGAAACTGATCGAGTTCGAGGCCTCAGTCTACAAGCCATGCAAATTGGATCTTCTGAAGAAACTTCGCTATCGGACAGTGCGCGAAATGCGCATAATGCTAAACGGGGAAGCTCCTTCGCTGTCATGGCCCTCCTCGGAGGCGCTCGGATGGAAAAGAtgcctgcctccctgcccTAGAATCCTCAAATCCTTGGATCCCAATCCGTTCGATGGCGATGGCTTCCTCGAAGTCCGACGATCGGCAATGCGTAATTTTAAGAACTATTTTGATCTTGGGGCTTCTAGGGCTGGCAAAGTACAGGCTGGAAGAAAGGATGCGCAGTAG
- the LOC6900801 gene encoding uncharacterized protein DDB_G0292186-like, translated as MGKGKDMWHTRVTHTTAIEIRHCHCDDGHSKVKRQDLAQPQPQPQSQHQSQSQSQSQPQSQTLMQKQIEGINWILPQTGTNLKQ; from the exons ATGGGTAAG GGCAAGGATATGTGGCACACACGTGTCACTCATACTACAGCCATTGAAATTCGACATTGCCACTGTGATGATGGTCATTCAAAGGTCAAACGCCAAGACCTtgcccagcctcagcctcagccccagtcTCAgcaccagtcccagtcgcagtcccagtctcagCCCCAGTCGCAGACTCTGATGCAAAAACAGATTGAGGGAATCAATTGGATCCTGCCTCAAACGGGAAC AAATCTCAAGCAATAA
- the LOC6900802 gene encoding uncharacterized protein isoform X1, with amino-acid sequence MAATVAQRNILDLPYEVLDLIYKKLNSLSDRISLAKADEYLGEAFAFHSRDHFRQVNTYTYFQGDWWPFLLSLCGTHVREFRFSTGHNWSERLVKLVERHCPHLEKVTLCVNNISCKGIRSLVTNASATIKEIDLYVNDSRISEILHEYPDFPQLRKARFCKLSYVDVHSIQKYNTVEDLALQSGSLGHDIPIKLFEITANLKKLRFLKVFHYNLVESGDGDGDGGGDGDALLGMPIPCPNVEYLQMDYCQISMELPLCPKIKSLKISYCISSIEDVLWRFIVKQGGTLEDIEINCRPSLCDSGGFLEILRSCKRLRLIRIQAQKVKFTREVVATMMDILKDNGVTPDRPLRLILYCNAKVFWIAQWLRSNSNRNLISVQEW; translated from the exons ATGGCGGCCACAGTGGCCCAACGGAACATTTTGGACCTTCCGTACGAGGTTCTTGATCTGATTTACAAAAAACTCAACAGCCTGAGCGATAGAATCAGTCTGGCCAAGGCGGATGAGTATCTGGGCGAGGCCTTCGCCTTCCACAGTCGCGACCATTTCCGGCAGGTGAACACCTATACATATTTTCAGGGGGATTGGTGGCCCTTTCTGCTGTCCCTGTGCGGCACGCATGTGCGCGAGTTCCGTTTTTCCACCGGTCACAATTGGAGTGAACGCCTGGTCAAGTTGGTGGAGCGCCACTGCCCCCACCTGGAGAAAGTGACTTTGTGTGTGAATAATATCAGCTGCAAGGGCATCAGGTCGTTGGTTACAAACGCCAGTGCAACAATAAAAGAAATCGATTTGTATGTGAATGACAGTCGTATCTCAGAGATACTTCATGAGTATCCCGATTTTCCACAGCTCCGAAAGGCTAGATTCTGCAAGTTGTCGTATGTGGATG TCCACTCTATACAGAAATACAACACAGTGGAGGATTTGGCACTGCAGTCTGGAAGTCTTGGCCACGATATACCTATCAAACTATTCGAAATTACTGCTAATCTAAAGAAACTGCGTTTCTTGAAGGTGTTTCATTATAATTTAGTAGAGTCTggggatggggacggggacgggggtGGCGATGGGGATGCTCTACTGGGGATGCCAATCCCATGTCCCAACGTGGAATACCTCCAAATGGATTATTGTCAGATTTCAATGGAGTTGCCGCTTTGCCCGAAGATCAAATCGCTGAAAATTTCGTACTGTATATCGAGTATCGAGGACGTGCTCTGGAGGTTCATCGTGAAGCAGGGAGGCACCTTGGAGGATATCGAGATTAACTGTCGTCCCTCGCTATGCGATAGCGGCGGTTTTCTCGAAATTCTCCGCAGCTGCAAGAGACTCCGTTTGATTCGCATTCAGGCACAAAAGGTCAAGTTCACCAGGGAAGTGGTGGCCACCATGATGGACATTCTGAAGGACAATGGCGTCACACCGGATAGGCCGCTACGATTAATACTCTACTGCAATGCGAAGGTTTTTTGGATCGCTCAATGG CTTCGGTCAAATAGCAATCGGAATTTAATCTCTGTTCAGGAGTGGTGA
- the LOC6900802 gene encoding uncharacterized protein isoform X2, with protein MAATVAQRNILDLPYEGDWWPFLLSLCGTHVREFRFSTGHNWSERLVKLVERHCPHLEKVTLCVNNISCKGIRSLVTNASATIKEIDLYVNDSRISEILHEYPDFPQLRKARFCKLSYVDVHSIQKYNTVEDLALQSGSLGHDIPIKLFEITANLKKLRFLKVFHYNLVESGDGDGDGGGDGDALLGMPIPCPNVEYLQMDYCQISMELPLCPKIKSLKISYCISSIEDVLWRFIVKQGGTLEDIEINCRPSLCDSGGFLEILRSCKRLRLIRIQAQKVKFTREVVATMMDILKDNGVTPDRPLRLILYCNAKVFWIAQWLRSNSNRNLISVQEW; from the exons ATGGCGGCCACAGTGGCCCAACGGAACATTTTGGACCTTCCGTACGAG GGGGATTGGTGGCCCTTTCTGCTGTCCCTGTGCGGCACGCATGTGCGCGAGTTCCGTTTTTCCACCGGTCACAATTGGAGTGAACGCCTGGTCAAGTTGGTGGAGCGCCACTGCCCCCACCTGGAGAAAGTGACTTTGTGTGTGAATAATATCAGCTGCAAGGGCATCAGGTCGTTGGTTACAAACGCCAGTGCAACAATAAAAGAAATCGATTTGTATGTGAATGACAGTCGTATCTCAGAGATACTTCATGAGTATCCCGATTTTCCACAGCTCCGAAAGGCTAGATTCTGCAAGTTGTCGTATGTGGATG TCCACTCTATACAGAAATACAACACAGTGGAGGATTTGGCACTGCAGTCTGGAAGTCTTGGCCACGATATACCTATCAAACTATTCGAAATTACTGCTAATCTAAAGAAACTGCGTTTCTTGAAGGTGTTTCATTATAATTTAGTAGAGTCTggggatggggacggggacgggggtGGCGATGGGGATGCTCTACTGGGGATGCCAATCCCATGTCCCAACGTGGAATACCTCCAAATGGATTATTGTCAGATTTCAATGGAGTTGCCGCTTTGCCCGAAGATCAAATCGCTGAAAATTTCGTACTGTATATCGAGTATCGAGGACGTGCTCTGGAGGTTCATCGTGAAGCAGGGAGGCACCTTGGAGGATATCGAGATTAACTGTCGTCCCTCGCTATGCGATAGCGGCGGTTTTCTCGAAATTCTCCGCAGCTGCAAGAGACTCCGTTTGATTCGCATTCAGGCACAAAAGGTCAAGTTCACCAGGGAAGTGGTGGCCACCATGATGGACATTCTGAAGGACAATGGCGTCACACCGGATAGGCCGCTACGATTAATACTCTACTGCAATGCGAAGGTTTTTTGGATCGCTCAATGG CTTCGGTCAAATAGCAATCGGAATTTAATCTCTGTTCAGGAGTGGTGA
- the LOC26533006 gene encoding uncharacterized protein encodes METQRTITDLPFEVLDLIFKQLDYPRQEWQLVHAHEILAEEFAYESRDDCRKLSLDYWWTPDTYALIWKTCGSSVRELDYHKGSDELAKHCPHLESIDFCVDSRYWQHVKSLILLLKGNNTIRSTVIDVDDKNIPFTILHGLTEFPQLRKLVFVHYIGDAGSLFNAMACMNWSHLSTEIPVCPKLKSFTLTSCECHIKNLVCQTILKQSNSLEYLDVYCRLSAFDGDGFFAVLRACKKLRKFRDPLGDVTIYRAYVFAMVDILRENGFTPEKPFKLWLFDRPQMRWIKRLVRQNHLWPSYDP; translated from the exons ATGGAAACACAGCGGACTATCACGGACCTGCCGTTCGAGGTTCTTGACCTGATATTCAAACAACTCGATTATCCGAGGCAGGAATGGCAATTGGTGCACGCCCATGAGATACTGGCCGAAGAATTCGCCTACGAAAGTCGCGATGATTGCAGAAAACTTTCCCTTGATTACTGGTGGACACCCGACACCTATGCGCTTATTTGGAAGACCTGCGGATCGAGTGTACGGGAATTGGACTATCACAAGGGTAGCGATGAGTTGGCAAAACACTGTCCTCACTTGGAATCCATTGATTTCTGTGTCGATTCAAGATATTGGCAACACGTAAAGTCCTTGATTCTGCTACTCAAAGGTAACAATACGATAAGATCGACGGTTATAGACGTGGATGACAAAAATATCCCCTTTACCATCCTGCACGGCCTGACAGAGTTTCCACAGTTAAGAAAACTGGTTTTCGTTCATTATATAGGGGATGCAG GAAGCCTCTTTAATGCCATGGCCTGCATGAACTGGAGCCATCTCTCAACCGAAATTCCAGTCTGCCCTAAGCTCAAATCTTTCACACTCACGTCATGTGAATGCCACATCAAGAACTTGGTTTGCCAAACTATTTTGAAGCAATCCAATAGCTTGGAATATCTGGACGTATACTGCCGTCTGTCGGCCTTCGATGGGGATGGTTTTTTCGCGGTTTTGCGTGCCTGTAAAAAACTCCGAAAGTTTCGTGATCCACTGGGAGACGTGACCATCTACAGGGCGTACGTGTTTGCGATGGTAGACATTCTGCGCGAAAATGGCTTCACACCGGAGAAACCGTTCAAATTGTGGCTGTTCGACCGTCCACAGATGAGGTGGATCAAGCGATTGGTGAGGCAAAACCACTTATGGCCGTCATATGATCCATAG